The Myxococcales bacterium genome has a window encoding:
- a CDS encoding gamma-glutamylcyclotransferase produces the protein MLPRLTAPLYTLLDLGSFPGMIPGGSTAVHGELYKVGPELLARLDRHEGVPRLYVRETLSLVDGVTVDGYFLIDVGRILQGTVIENGTWNTYENK, from the coding sequence TTGCTTCCGCGTCTTACCGCGCCGCTGTACACGCTTCTCGATCTGGGATCGTTTCCCGGCATGATCCCCGGCGGTTCTACCGCTGTCCACGGTGAACTCTACAAGGTCGGGCCGGAACTGCTGGCGCGGCTTGACCGGCACGAGGGTGTGCCACGATTGTATGTTCGCGAGACGCTCAGCCTCGTAGACGGAGTAACTGTTGATGGTTATTTTCTTATTGATGTCGGCCGAATTCTTCAAGGAACTGTTATTGAAAACGGCACATGGAATACATACGAAAATAAATAA